The genomic region CGTTGAAGGCGCTGGTGCTGAGCATGTGCACCTCGTCGATGATGTAGACCTTGTAGCGCCCTTCCGCCGGGGCCAGCACGATGCGCTCCTTCAGGTCGCGGATGTGGTCGACCTGGGTGTGGCTGGCGCCGTCGATCTCGATGACGTCCAGGCTGGTGCCATGGGTGATGGCCACGCAGGCGGCGCAGGTGTTGTCCGGCTCGGGGGTGGGGCCGCGCTCGCAGTTCAGCGCCTTGGCCAGGATGCGGGCCAGCGTCGTCTTCCCGGTCCCGCGGTGGCCGGTGAACAGGTAAGCATGCGTCACCCGCCCCGCCCGGAGGGCGTTCTGCAGGGTGCGGGTGATCCGTTGCTGCCCGATGACCTCTTCGAAGGTCTGCGGGCGCCAGCGGCGGTACACGGAGACGACGGACACGGACGTCACCTCGGGGGAATCGGCGCGAGCGGCGCCGTCACCGGATAGTTCGACAGGAGCCAGGGGCGGCCTGCCCGAATCCCCTGCAGGCGTGCCGATCGCCTACCTCCTCTTCCTCATCATAGCGCTTGCGGCGGGGGTGTGGGTCTTCCAGGACGCCCTGCGCCGGCTGCCCCCCGAGCGCCCGCGGTTCGAGGCCGCCTTGTGGGGGCTCGGCGTCCTCATCCCCTTCACCCTGCCGATCTTCCTCCCGCTGTACCTGCTGGGTGCCCGCTCCCCCGATCCCTCCGGCACCTGGGGGCTGGCGGAGATGGTGGGGATCGCCGTCTACTTCGCCCTCACGCTGCCGCTCGTGGCCGAACTGGCCGGTGTGCTGGACGGCCCGCTGCACCTCTCCGAGCTCTCCGGGCTCATCCTGCTGCAGAACCTGGGGTTCGTGGCCCTGGCCGTCTTCGGGATCGCCTACCGCTACCGCCTGCCGGTGGAGCGGCTGGGCCTGAGCGCCCCCCGGCCCGTCCCGCTGGTGCTGCTCGGGCTCCTCCTGGGCGCAGTGATGATTCCGGTGGCTGTCTGGGCCGAGGAGGTGGCGATCTTCCTGGTCGGGCTGGTGGAGGGACACGCCCAGGCCGCGGCCCGCGCCGTGGCCGAGCACGCCCAGGACCCGCTGGCCGCAGTGGTCGCCGGCGCGCACGGGTGGCGCCTGGCCTGGCTCCTGGCGCTGCTGGCCGGGGTGGTGCCGCTCGGCGAGGAGGTCTACTTCCGTGGCGTGATCTACGGCGGCTTGCGGGCGCGGTGGGGCCCGCGCTGGGCCACCGCCGGCAGTGCGGTCCTCTTCGCCGCCGTCCACCAGCAGGTCATCCACGCCCTGCCCATCCTGCTGCTGGGCGTGGTGCTGGCGGTGGCCTACGGGCGCACGGGGAGCCTGCTCCCGCCTGTCGTCATCCACGCGGTGAACAACGTGGTGGCGGTGCTCGGCCGCCTGTACGGGTGGGACTTCTGACGGCCCCCGACCTTAGGCCCCAACCCTAGAAGCCGAACAGCCCGCTGATGACCCGCGCCGCGACTGCGCCAGTGAGGAACCACATGAGCGCCCACGCCCAGGCGGGCGGGGAGGAGGGGCGGGGAGCGGGGCCATACCGGCGAACGGGGGCGCGGAGGAAGGGATCTTTCCAGAACATGTCGTGAGCCGCCTCGTCAAGGATTCGGCAATGCGCCAAGGGATTCGACGCGGCGGTGCGCGCCTCCTGGAGGCCCTCACTCGGCCGTCGGCCCGCCCTCCGGCGCCGCCGGGACGGCCATGACGTGGAAGCCGCTGTCCACGAAGAGCACCACGCCGGTGATGGCCCGCGCCAGGTCGCTGGCGAGGAAGACCGCCGCATCGCCCACGTCCTCCTGGGTGATGTTGCGGCGCAGCGGCGCCAGCTCCTCGGTCAGGTCACGCAGGCGCGAGATGCCGCGCACGGC from Armatimonadota bacterium harbors:
- a CDS encoding CPBP family intramembrane glutamic endopeptidase; translation: MPIAYLLFLIIALAAGVWVFQDALRRLPPERPRFEAALWGLGVLIPFTLPIFLPLYLLGARSPDPSGTWGLAEMVGIAVYFALTLPLVAELAGVLDGPLHLSELSGLILLQNLGFVALAVFGIAYRYRLPVERLGLSAPRPVPLVLLGLLLGAVMIPVAVWAEEVAIFLVGLVEGHAQAAARAVAEHAQDPLAAVVAGAHGWRLAWLLALLAGVVPLGEEVYFRGVIYGGLRARWGPRWATAGSAVLFAAVHQQVIHALPILLLGVVLAVAYGRTGSLLPPVVIHAVNNVVAVLGRLYGWDF